In Microvenator marinus, one genomic interval encodes:
- a CDS encoding phage holin family protein yields the protein MKRTDDRANLVQAFQGLVDEIVLLVSDHLRLFRTELRRDTLIAAKYAAAALFFGAILFFSYAMLNLSVVFFAGWAAGPLGMAVSSLVLTLTNVGFSLRAFRSVVQRIEQDQLGPRFSSAELTRSKEWITPQT from the coding sequence ATGAAACGAACCGACGACCGAGCAAATTTAGTTCAGGCGTTTCAGGGACTCGTTGATGAGATTGTCCTGCTTGTCAGCGATCATTTGCGCCTCTTTCGGACGGAGCTCCGAAGAGACACATTGATCGCAGCCAAGTACGCGGCGGCTGCGCTCTTTTTCGGAGCTATCCTCTTCTTCTCGTATGCCATGCTAAATTTGAGCGTGGTGTTTTTCGCGGGGTGGGCAGCAGGACCTTTAGGGATGGCCGTCTCTTCATTGGTGCTTACATTGACCAATGTTGGATTTTCACTGAGGGCATTCAGATCTGTTGTGCAGAGGATTGAGCAAGATCAACTCGGCCCAAGATTCTCGTCAGCCGAACTCACGAGGAGCAAGGAATGGATCACCCCACAGACTTAG
- a CDS encoding YtxH domain-containing protein, translating to MDLKRLLDQAQRSVSSTYDSGMEALLDRMGLEHKKSNMESMLPVLGVFGAGIAVGAALGLLFAPKRGDELRNDIRHRIGDLRDRSVEQIDTIRHKSETMLDAAPRVTREDA from the coding sequence ATGGACCTCAAACGACTACTCGACCAGGCTCAGCGCTCCGTTTCTTCCACCTATGATTCGGGCATGGAAGCTTTGCTCGACCGAATGGGACTCGAGCACAAAAAATCCAATATGGAGAGTATGCTGCCAGTTCTAGGCGTATTCGGCGCAGGCATCGCAGTGGGCGCCGCACTCGGCCTTCTCTTCGCCCCTAAGCGCGGAGATGAGTTGAGAAACGATATCCGACACAGAATCGGCGATTTGCGTGACAGGAGTGTCGAACAAATCGACACCATTCGACACAAGAGCGAGACAATGCTCGACGCGGCGCCGAGAGTTACGCGGGAAGATGCTTGA
- the pilQ gene encoding type IV pilus secretin PilQ: MNRWKLATLALCIGLGAPLSPAMAQSQGSKVESRINGVSALKVEEQKDGTLIRINGSATPTFSVFRLNDPARLFIDISNSELKGDAQSERVNNGVISQVALLEFKDNIQSVTRVIIGFDEAAHYDVRTDGNDVVVFVDGAKRHAAGAMAKVDTQKVEELERRYQAEVARSQNEVTAANRELGQTRERLTKAESELRALRAEVEGSQGAQREALNNAIASKTRELEATKREVQEREAIVSSLERQVAKLEGERDAERRRVVQLAKERDEALAATKSLSARTDAELKQAAMASAKLESELNKANSKAVKAESEHQKAQRELQAAKERETRLREQVELLASSSKSGQNVAAELKSLEKEQQRVRAELAQREADMEASKASMLRAKSDLERAQQAIASKDAEIAKLRGELAEAKSNSNENRGIVAQAVPVDVENNVRGIRLENEGQKSRIVVEMEKPGSFETLPWEESRAVMILNNVELPPALERTVANKGESGAVRFVSSFRDQQGRVRLEAELGENATDVVRQDGNTLVWEFAKTENTRVDWGVTEQSRPADPAFTSAPPRYPSVVTDPTQVSTVPGMSRKRITIDLREADIQNVLRLLAKEGGVNIVSGQGVSGTVTVRLRSVPLDEVFLTVLQARSLGFEKRGNVIRVAPQDTLVKEQTARAEQRAAAEQTRPLEVFLMPVNYAKASEMESQVSGLLSPRGTVTIDQRTNTLVIKDIPDNLAAVRQLVESLDSQVPQVLIEARIVETNDTFAHQMGIQWGGDVSFSQANGNPTGLLFPSVLGIAGGATDAQAPTAGTSSNPNFAVNLPAPVGTGSGGSLGLTMGSVGGAVNLNLRLSAFESAGHAKIVSSPKILTLNNKPATISQGTSIPISVVSAAGVQTVFVDATLELTVTPQVTPDGNIQLQISASKNEPDFQNTGARGDPTIIRKQAETELLIKDGDTTVIGGIYTRNAGTSVSAVPFFHKIPILGFFFRTTSESERRTELLIFITPKIVNRAESIGGSSASR; the protein is encoded by the coding sequence ATGAATAGATGGAAGTTAGCCACACTGGCACTGTGTATAGGTCTCGGTGCTCCGTTGAGCCCGGCGATGGCGCAGTCTCAGGGCTCCAAAGTAGAATCCCGAATCAACGGCGTGAGTGCGTTGAAAGTTGAGGAGCAAAAGGATGGAACACTGATCCGTATCAACGGATCGGCGACCCCGACCTTTTCGGTCTTTCGACTCAACGACCCCGCTCGTTTGTTCATCGACATTTCGAATAGCGAACTCAAGGGCGATGCCCAATCTGAGCGCGTGAATAACGGAGTGATTTCACAGGTCGCCCTCCTTGAATTCAAGGACAACATCCAATCGGTGACACGCGTGATTATCGGCTTCGACGAAGCTGCTCATTACGACGTGCGTACCGATGGTAACGACGTTGTGGTCTTTGTGGATGGCGCCAAACGTCATGCCGCAGGAGCCATGGCTAAGGTCGACACGCAAAAGGTTGAAGAGCTTGAGCGCCGATACCAGGCCGAAGTTGCACGCAGCCAAAACGAAGTGACGGCCGCAAACCGTGAACTCGGACAGACGCGTGAGCGTCTGACCAAAGCCGAGTCAGAACTTCGAGCTCTGCGTGCAGAGGTTGAAGGTTCGCAAGGTGCTCAGCGTGAAGCGCTGAACAATGCCATCGCTTCCAAAACTCGTGAACTTGAAGCGACCAAACGAGAGGTACAAGAGCGTGAAGCGATTGTCTCGAGTTTGGAGAGACAAGTTGCGAAGCTTGAAGGCGAGCGCGATGCCGAGCGTCGTCGGGTTGTTCAACTTGCAAAGGAACGTGATGAGGCCTTGGCTGCGACCAAGTCACTTAGCGCACGTACAGATGCTGAGTTGAAGCAGGCCGCAATGGCATCTGCGAAGCTTGAGAGTGAGCTCAACAAGGCCAACTCTAAGGCTGTGAAGGCGGAGTCCGAGCATCAGAAGGCCCAGCGCGAACTTCAAGCTGCCAAAGAGCGTGAGACCCGCCTGCGTGAGCAAGTGGAGCTTCTGGCTTCTTCGTCGAAGTCCGGTCAAAACGTGGCTGCAGAACTCAAGTCACTTGAGAAAGAGCAGCAGCGCGTGAGAGCTGAACTCGCTCAGCGCGAAGCGGACATGGAGGCTTCCAAAGCTTCGATGCTCCGAGCTAAGTCAGACCTTGAACGGGCTCAGCAGGCAATTGCATCGAAAGATGCGGAAATCGCGAAACTTCGTGGTGAACTTGCCGAAGCCAAATCCAATTCTAATGAGAATCGCGGAATCGTGGCTCAAGCGGTGCCCGTCGACGTTGAAAATAACGTCCGTGGTATTCGACTTGAGAACGAAGGCCAGAAGTCGCGAATCGTCGTCGAGATGGAGAAGCCGGGCAGCTTCGAGACTCTTCCTTGGGAAGAGAGTCGCGCTGTCATGATTCTTAACAATGTTGAGCTTCCTCCAGCGCTTGAGCGCACGGTGGCCAACAAAGGAGAATCGGGAGCAGTGCGATTTGTATCGAGCTTCCGGGACCAGCAGGGTCGCGTAAGGCTAGAGGCGGAACTTGGCGAGAACGCCACAGATGTGGTCCGTCAAGATGGCAACACGCTCGTTTGGGAATTCGCAAAGACCGAGAACACACGGGTTGATTGGGGTGTGACTGAACAGTCGCGTCCAGCAGACCCGGCGTTCACGTCGGCACCTCCGCGTTACCCATCCGTTGTCACTGACCCAACTCAGGTGAGCACCGTTCCTGGCATGAGCCGCAAGCGGATCACCATCGATTTGCGCGAGGCAGACATCCAAAACGTTCTTCGCCTTCTGGCAAAGGAAGGTGGAGTGAACATTGTGTCGGGGCAGGGCGTCTCGGGTACTGTCACAGTGAGGTTGCGCAGTGTTCCACTCGACGAGGTGTTCCTCACTGTGCTTCAGGCCCGTTCACTCGGCTTCGAGAAGCGTGGAAACGTTATCCGCGTTGCACCTCAGGACACGCTTGTCAAAGAGCAAACTGCTCGTGCTGAGCAGCGCGCTGCAGCTGAGCAGACACGACCACTCGAAGTGTTCTTGATGCCAGTCAACTACGCCAAGGCTTCGGAAATGGAGTCACAGGTTTCAGGTCTCTTGAGCCCACGAGGCACGGTGACCATCGACCAGCGAACCAATACCCTGGTGATCAAGGACATTCCGGACAATCTTGCGGCTGTTCGACAACTGGTTGAGAGTCTCGACTCTCAAGTCCCACAGGTCCTTATCGAAGCTCGAATTGTTGAGACGAACGACACCTTCGCCCATCAGATGGGTATCCAATGGGGTGGTGATGTAAGCTTCTCACAGGCGAACGGTAACCCAACCGGTCTGCTCTTCCCGAGCGTGCTTGGAATTGCTGGTGGTGCAACGGACGCCCAGGCTCCAACTGCAGGAACGTCGTCGAATCCGAACTTTGCCGTCAACCTGCCTGCTCCAGTGGGTACAGGTTCCGGTGGTTCGTTGGGCTTGACCATGGGTAGTGTGGGTGGTGCGGTTAACTTGAACCTGCGTTTGAGTGCCTTCGAATCCGCTGGTCACGCCAAAATCGTGAGCTCGCCTAAGATCCTCACACTGAACAACAAGCCAGCCACGATTTCTCAGGGTACGAGTATCCCGATCAGCGTGGTGAGTGCGGCAGGTGTTCAGACTGTGTTCGTGGACGCGACTCTTGAGTTGACGGTGACGCCACAGGTAACTCCTGACGGCAACATCCAGCTTCAGATCTCGGCATCTAAGAACGAGCCCGACTTCCAGAACACTGGTGCACGGGGAGACCCAACCATCATTCGTAAGCAGGCTGAGACCGAACTCCTGATCAAGGACGGAGATACCACTGTGATCGGTGGTATCTACACACGAAACGCAGGAACGAGCGTCTCTGCAGTGCCATTCTTCCACAAGATTCCGATCCTTGGCTTCTTCTTTAGAACCACATCGGAGAGCGAGAGGCGGACTGAACTCTTGATTTTCATCACACCGAAAATCGTCAATCGAGCAGAGTCCATCGGTGGTTCGTCGGCTTCGAGGTAA
- the mtnP gene encoding S-methyl-5'-thioadenosine phosphorylase, with the protein MSQNVPIGIIGGSGLYEIEGLNIVETLDIDTPFGKPSAPIVIGEIDGRRVAFLPRHGQHHQHSPTHVPYRANIWALKSIGVFWLVTVSAVGSLKEEIVPGHFAIPDQIIDKTVKRPNSMFDEIAVHVGLSRPFHPMLRDVLLECVKAEGITVHDGGTYVCMEGPAFSTIAESELHRAWGASLIGMTAMPEARLAREAEMCYATIALPTDYDVWHEDDHVDVSKVMEIIRQNVSNVRRVLKRVIPAIPLGKEAECDASQALQYAIMTKPEAIPEWTRQNLDIILGKYIG; encoded by the coding sequence ATGTCACAAAACGTCCCTATTGGAATTATCGGTGGAAGCGGCCTCTATGAAATTGAGGGCCTCAATATCGTTGAAACGCTCGATATTGATACACCGTTTGGAAAACCCAGCGCTCCGATCGTGATCGGCGAGATCGATGGACGACGTGTGGCGTTTCTTCCGCGCCACGGGCAACACCACCAGCACAGTCCGACACATGTTCCCTATCGGGCTAATATCTGGGCGCTCAAGAGCATTGGAGTCTTTTGGTTGGTTACCGTGAGTGCCGTAGGATCTCTGAAAGAGGAGATTGTTCCGGGGCATTTTGCTATTCCAGACCAGATCATCGACAAAACGGTCAAACGACCCAATTCGATGTTCGACGAAATCGCGGTCCATGTAGGTTTGAGCCGCCCATTCCACCCTATGCTGCGCGATGTGTTGCTCGAATGCGTCAAGGCAGAGGGAATCACGGTTCACGATGGCGGCACCTACGTGTGTATGGAAGGGCCGGCCTTCAGCACCATCGCGGAGAGCGAGCTTCATAGAGCCTGGGGAGCGTCTCTAATCGGGATGACGGCGATGCCGGAGGCCCGCTTAGCTCGTGAAGCTGAGATGTGTTACGCGACCATCGCGCTTCCTACCGACTACGACGTATGGCACGAAGACGACCATGTGGACGTGTCGAAGGTGATGGAGATTATTCGGCAGAATGTTTCAAACGTGCGCCGAGTCCTGAAGCGAGTGATCCCCGCAATTCCACTCGGTAAAGAAGCCGAGTGCGACGCCTCTCAAGCGCTTCAATACGCCATCATGACCAAGCCTGAGGCTATTCCCGAGTGGACTCGACAAAACCTCGACATCATCTTGGGCAAGTACATCGGCTAG
- the gspN gene encoding type II secretion system protein GspN: MILSSLEKPIVRFPVYLFTGFVVFALSMALTFPDDEIKDIISVQAEKQLGHKYRVYIGELDLWRLSGIALESVSIEERVDETEEVNPDLPPELPTKIRLQSVRARLAPLASLINLAPTVVFDADTGGGIITGEFAYGQSESKLGVETQKLDLRQANLLTTLTGMPFFGEFDLETEFIFDSKFQPVDGYVKARGQQITIGPATIQTDKFPPMSYFEIPQTNFGTILIDLDMAEPVNERASATLDFNRFESSGRDIRMEMWGDIGMAPKFGRARPKLQMRLQLDDTFVKDNSLSPLLNVGEVRKGKGRDWYGFTLNGTFDRIQFKGSAAASQGNKEAPAQPEE; encoded by the coding sequence ATGATTTTAAGTTCCTTGGAAAAACCTATTGTCAGATTCCCGGTATATCTCTTCACCGGATTTGTGGTCTTTGCACTATCCATGGCACTGACGTTTCCTGATGATGAGATTAAAGACATCATCAGCGTCCAAGCGGAGAAGCAACTCGGACACAAGTATCGTGTGTACATCGGCGAGCTCGATCTCTGGCGCCTATCTGGAATCGCGCTGGAGAGCGTCTCGATCGAAGAGCGCGTGGATGAAACCGAAGAGGTCAATCCAGATCTGCCTCCCGAATTGCCCACCAAGATTAGGCTTCAAAGCGTGCGAGCTCGCCTCGCCCCCCTGGCTTCCTTGATAAATCTTGCGCCAACCGTGGTCTTTGATGCCGATACAGGTGGCGGAATCATCACCGGCGAGTTCGCATACGGGCAAAGCGAGTCCAAGCTCGGAGTCGAAACCCAGAAGCTCGACCTACGGCAGGCAAACTTGCTGACGACGTTGACCGGAATGCCGTTTTTCGGCGAGTTCGACCTCGAGACCGAGTTCATCTTTGACTCCAAGTTTCAGCCGGTTGACGGCTACGTCAAAGCCCGCGGCCAACAAATCACGATCGGACCCGCGACGATTCAGACCGATAAGTTTCCGCCGATGAGCTATTTTGAGATTCCGCAGACCAACTTCGGAACCATTCTCATCGACCTAGACATGGCTGAACCAGTCAACGAGCGAGCTTCAGCCACACTTGACTTCAATCGTTTTGAGTCGAGTGGACGCGATATTCGGATGGAAATGTGGGGTGATATCGGCATGGCACCTAAGTTTGGACGGGCCCGACCCAAGCTGCAAATGCGACTCCAACTCGACGACACCTTCGTCAAGGACAACTCCCTTTCGCCGCTGCTAAACGTGGGCGAAGTCAGAAAGGGCAAGGGTCGAGATTGGTACGGATTTACGTTGAACGGTACGTTTGACCGGATCCAGTTCAAAGGTTCCGCTGCCGCGTCGCAGGGCAACAAGGAAGCACCTGCTCAGCCCGAAGAATAG
- a CDS encoding protein kinase domain-containing protein, giving the protein MLHNEKYEIIKVLGEGALGRTYLGQDISTKAHVAIKELLPSRMKRWKDFDLFHRECQTLQSLKHAGIPSYLNDFTIESDDESPPRLFLVQEFIDGKSLQDLLDEGEEFDEARARDIALQTLEILDYLHNLNPPVIHRDLKPANLMLNSKGRIVLIDFGAVREAVTADGVGSTIVGTFGYMPPEQYAGQSTPATDLFALGATLVQLITRQAPGELFEGLHHFKIPAGMPITVGFERILLRLTEPEVARRYQSAKEVKSDLDEGFLMVPTKSVTGLLPIPHEILPAPRPFPGFFLRDAYHGKSHLFIVLMALASVVLVTTFPIALYLSGGAVFAIPGLFAVFVCGTLAYVVTKKARIEIDVYRRGIYTLGEITGIFWSDNTGQQTNLTYRYRVGEGFRHGSISTTDGAYSTLGPGDPVGVIYLPEEPEEHVMYAVPTKWAVEQNKSVQQRLASDEVKHLPA; this is encoded by the coding sequence ATGTTGCATAACGAAAAATACGAGATCATCAAGGTTCTGGGAGAGGGGGCTCTCGGTCGAACCTACTTGGGTCAAGATATCTCAACTAAGGCTCATGTGGCCATCAAGGAGCTACTTCCGAGCCGAATGAAGCGGTGGAAGGACTTTGATCTCTTTCATCGAGAATGCCAAACGCTTCAGTCCTTGAAGCATGCGGGGATTCCCTCGTATCTAAATGATTTCACGATCGAGAGTGATGACGAGTCCCCTCCACGGCTCTTTCTGGTTCAGGAGTTCATCGACGGCAAGTCGCTTCAGGACCTTTTGGATGAGGGAGAAGAATTCGACGAGGCGCGTGCTCGAGATATCGCCCTACAGACGTTGGAGATCTTAGACTATCTCCACAACCTCAATCCGCCGGTGATCCATCGCGATCTCAAGCCTGCGAACCTGATGTTGAATTCTAAAGGGCGCATTGTCTTGATCGATTTTGGTGCTGTGCGAGAGGCGGTGACTGCTGATGGAGTGGGTTCAACGATTGTTGGAACTTTTGGCTATATGCCTCCTGAGCAGTACGCTGGGCAATCTACGCCAGCGACCGATCTCTTCGCGCTCGGCGCCACTCTTGTGCAGCTGATTACACGGCAGGCACCCGGTGAGTTGTTTGAGGGCCTTCACCATTTCAAGATTCCTGCGGGGATGCCGATTACGGTGGGTTTTGAGCGCATTCTGCTTCGTCTAACCGAGCCTGAGGTGGCTCGCCGCTATCAGAGCGCGAAGGAAGTGAAATCTGACCTCGATGAGGGCTTCTTGATGGTTCCGACCAAGTCGGTCACGGGATTGCTTCCGATTCCTCATGAGATCCTGCCTGCTCCTCGGCCTTTTCCTGGGTTCTTCCTTCGCGACGCCTATCACGGGAAGAGCCATCTGTTTATCGTCTTGATGGCGCTCGCGAGCGTGGTGCTTGTCACGACATTCCCGATTGCGCTCTATCTTTCGGGTGGTGCGGTCTTTGCGATCCCCGGCCTTTTCGCGGTCTTTGTCTGTGGAACACTCGCCTACGTAGTGACCAAGAAGGCCCGGATAGAAATTGATGTCTATCGGCGGGGTATCTACACTTTAGGCGAAATCACGGGTATTTTTTGGAGTGATAATACCGGCCAGCAAACAAATCTCACCTATCGATATCGAGTTGGAGAAGGCTTTCGACACGGGTCGATTTCTACGACAGACGGGGCGTATTCCACGCTTGGCCCGGGCGACCCCGTGGGAGTCATCTATTTGCCCGAAGAGCCCGAGGAACACGTAATGTATGCAGTACCCACTAAATGGGCTGTCGAGCAAAACAAGAGTGTTCAGCAGCGGCTAGCCTCAGATGAGGTCAAGCATCTTCCCGCGTAA
- a CDS encoding pilus assembly protein PilP produces MKKVITYTLISLGMCLAACEDAVQQPPPPPPQAPPPAQPVVEDIAEAAPQEEYVRPEYPDTARRNPFMPSPEVVQPTPTAIDGEVRALEPLEQFGLGQLKLVAIVSEVAVPTAMFVDPSGFGHFVKRGDRIGRNSGVIADIRENEVEVIEGGEDEDAQTLQRIVKLRDVELAVGEGGLSEEERAALERLMQTEEGREALQRSFQEMAPGANAVENEGQAAPSQLGPGQGFAPPTQN; encoded by the coding sequence ATGAAGAAAGTCATAACATATACATTGATCAGCCTCGGGATGTGCCTTGCCGCGTGTGAAGATGCGGTACAGCAACCGCCTCCACCTCCACCACAGGCGCCACCACCGGCCCAACCTGTCGTTGAGGATATCGCGGAGGCAGCTCCCCAGGAAGAGTACGTGCGACCTGAATATCCAGATACAGCACGCCGAAATCCCTTCATGCCTTCGCCAGAGGTGGTTCAACCAACACCTACGGCGATCGACGGTGAAGTTCGTGCGCTCGAGCCACTCGAGCAATTTGGACTCGGACAGCTGAAGCTGGTGGCGATCGTCAGCGAAGTTGCCGTTCCAACGGCGATGTTTGTTGATCCATCGGGTTTTGGTCACTTCGTTAAGCGCGGCGACCGAATTGGCCGCAACAGCGGTGTAATCGCGGATATTCGTGAGAATGAAGTCGAAGTCATCGAAGGTGGCGAGGACGAGGATGCCCAAACACTTCAACGCATCGTCAAGCTACGAGACGTGGAGTTGGCGGTGGGCGAAGGTGGTTTGTCAGAGGAGGAACGAGCAGCGCTCGAAAGACTCATGCAAACCGAAGAAGGTCGCGAAGCATTGCAGCGTAGTTTTCAAGAGATGGCGCCTGGTGCCAACGCAGTCGAGAATGAAGGCCAAGCGGCACCTTCTCAGCTGGGACCAGGGCAGGGCTTTGCTCCGCCAACACAGAACTGA
- the epmA gene encoding EF-P lysine aminoacylase EpmA, whose amino-acid sequence MEHQPLHKLQNGSVCTAGRYHEGRLTNAYGAVLIGPLPLENGQLVRVEGHFDGEKLNVARYESFSRGEAGVGWTPGLELRQRLYGQIRTYFAERGFLEVETPQLVDEPGTDVFLDPLPAIYSPEPGGRETRKWLHTSPEFKMKALLVAGHERIFQVTKAFRNGEISKRHRPEFSILEFYRAWEPVEAVMQDVENIVSAFLEFEGPIERITMQELFLRSCGIDILAAQTRETLVSACSAGGLKVRLDGAWDQIYFELMVEYVDPFLESMGPVFVTRWPVRQAVLAAACEDDSRAAERFELYVNGLELCNGFQELCDPEEQRRRFNEDIERRRELNYPELPMPEEFLRHLSQGLPPSAGVAVGLDRLLMLKLGTQDIADVIALSGFD is encoded by the coding sequence ATGGAGCATCAACCCCTACACAAGCTTCAAAATGGTTCTGTGTGCACCGCAGGGCGGTATCATGAAGGACGGTTGACGAATGCCTACGGGGCGGTGCTCATAGGACCACTACCGCTCGAAAACGGACAACTTGTGCGCGTGGAGGGGCACTTTGACGGCGAGAAGCTCAACGTTGCTCGCTACGAGTCGTTTTCGAGGGGTGAGGCTGGGGTAGGGTGGACACCAGGACTTGAACTTCGTCAGCGGCTTTACGGGCAGATACGAACTTACTTCGCAGAGCGCGGATTCTTGGAGGTAGAGACTCCTCAATTGGTGGATGAACCAGGCACCGATGTTTTCTTGGATCCTCTCCCCGCCATCTATTCTCCTGAGCCGGGCGGTCGCGAGACGCGAAAGTGGCTACACACTTCCCCTGAATTCAAGATGAAGGCCCTTCTGGTAGCAGGGCACGAGAGGATTTTTCAGGTCACCAAGGCCTTTCGAAATGGCGAAATCTCCAAGAGACATCGTCCAGAATTCTCGATTCTGGAGTTCTATCGCGCCTGGGAGCCGGTTGAGGCGGTGATGCAAGACGTGGAGAACATCGTTTCGGCGTTCTTGGAGTTTGAAGGTCCAATCGAACGAATCACCATGCAGGAGCTCTTTTTGCGGTCCTGCGGAATCGATATCCTCGCGGCTCAAACAAGAGAGACACTGGTTTCGGCGTGTAGTGCAGGTGGTCTCAAAGTGCGGTTGGACGGCGCTTGGGACCAAATCTACTTCGAGCTGATGGTTGAGTACGTGGATCCGTTTTTAGAGTCTATGGGCCCAGTTTTTGTGACAAGGTGGCCAGTTCGACAGGCGGTTCTCGCGGCGGCTTGTGAGGATGATTCGCGCGCCGCGGAACGGTTTGAGCTCTATGTGAACGGCCTCGAACTCTGCAACGGGTTTCAAGAACTCTGCGATCCTGAAGAGCAGCGAAGACGATTCAACGAAGATATCGAGCGCCGTCGTGAACTGAACTACCCAGAACTTCCAATGCCCGAAGAGTTCTTGCGCCACTTGTCTCAAGGACTACCGCCGTCGGCCGGAGTTGCCGTAGGGCTAGACCGGCTCTTGATGTTGAAACTGGGAACACAGGATATCGCCGATGTAATCGCACTTTCGGGGTTTGATTGA
- the pilM gene encoding cell division protein FtsA has product MAKRIIAIDIGAWSVKARVMDVKDNLEIYRDEIRLASFGSTVSPEEADTQTEAPDGAEAVEEAAEVEIDLSPLAQAFEAMAIHIQPSKDDAWVVTMAGTQAMLLFVGVPFGEKPKVASVLPNILVDLLPFPIAEVISDFFVETIGETHQAVVGITRRSQLSAFLEDLKSGGVDPAKVVPPELAMAVGAKQFVGTTDVVAVLDIGHQHTRVVVLQERRLLHANTILIGGQRITAEIAKAFRASTEEAENAKHQYAQVVQGPQENPQVEIISRAVTDALRPMVRDLRRSLQALYAKSGAEVQTVFITGGTAKIRGLDAWLTRELGVEARKLPLPSNPVSLPLYGASLALNDKEKLLNLRQGAFAFKGSSPYLRKQAAIFGFAAVIFAILIAANLFLQKASQEARRDAMKATLEAQTKKVFGEALSSQSDIQSRIEGGAASGQAFIPKMSAFELLYQVTNSVSPEIEMNLTRLEVDIDRKIIQLMGETSDAQAVDQIVSDLERLECLQNIKKDKLRVKNDGKADFELQIASECS; this is encoded by the coding sequence ATGGCTAAACGAATCATCGCAATAGACATTGGAGCCTGGTCGGTGAAGGCCCGGGTCATGGATGTCAAAGACAACCTCGAGATTTACCGGGATGAAATCCGATTGGCGAGTTTCGGGAGTACGGTGAGTCCCGAGGAGGCTGACACTCAAACCGAGGCACCTGATGGCGCTGAAGCCGTTGAGGAAGCGGCTGAGGTCGAAATCGACTTATCGCCACTCGCGCAAGCCTTTGAGGCTATGGCTATTCATATCCAACCCTCCAAGGACGACGCCTGGGTCGTTACGATGGCAGGCACTCAAGCGATGTTGCTCTTCGTCGGGGTTCCTTTCGGTGAAAAACCTAAAGTGGCCAGTGTTCTTCCAAACATCCTCGTGGATCTTCTGCCATTTCCAATCGCGGAAGTTATTAGCGATTTCTTCGTTGAAACCATCGGAGAGACGCACCAAGCGGTTGTTGGAATCACAAGGCGCTCACAACTTTCGGCCTTCTTGGAGGATTTAAAATCGGGTGGAGTCGACCCGGCTAAAGTTGTCCCTCCCGAGCTGGCCATGGCGGTGGGCGCAAAGCAGTTTGTCGGCACCACCGATGTGGTTGCCGTGCTCGACATCGGTCATCAACACACGCGGGTTGTCGTGCTTCAGGAGCGGCGACTCCTGCACGCGAACACAATTCTCATCGGCGGCCAGCGGATCACAGCTGAGATTGCGAAGGCTTTTCGAGCTTCGACAGAAGAAGCGGAGAACGCCAAACATCAATACGCTCAGGTCGTACAAGGCCCCCAAGAGAACCCGCAGGTTGAGATCATCAGTCGTGCCGTCACAGACGCCCTTCGCCCGATGGTCCGAGACTTACGAAGGTCGCTACAGGCGCTTTACGCAAAGTCAGGAGCCGAGGTTCAAACTGTCTTCATCACCGGGGGTACGGCGAAGATTCGAGGCCTTGATGCGTGGTTAACGCGTGAATTGGGAGTAGAAGCACGAAAACTCCCCCTCCCCTCCAACCCAGTTTCATTGCCACTATACGGCGCAAGCCTTGCCCTCAACGATAAAGAAAAGCTGCTCAACCTCAGACAAGGCGCATTCGCGTTCAAAGGGAGTTCGCCCTATCTGAGAAAACAGGCGGCGATCTTTGGATTTGCTGCAGTGATTTTCGCTATCTTGATCGCGGCAAATCTCTTCCTCCAAAAAGCATCGCAAGAAGCCCGACGTGACGCCATGAAGGCAACTCTTGAGGCCCAGACTAAGAAAGTCTTTGGCGAGGCTCTCTCATCCCAGTCTGATATTCAGTCACGGATTGAGGGTGGGGCCGCGTCCGGTCAAGCTTTCATTCCCAAGATGAGCGCCTTTGAATTGCTCTATCAAGTCACAAACTCGGTCTCTCCTGAGATCGAAATGAACTTGACCCGGCTCGAAGTGGATATCGACAGAAAGATCATCCAGCTCATGGGCGAGACTTCGGATGCTCAGGCCGTTGACCAAATTGTGTCCGACCTAGAAAGACTCGAGTGTTTGCAAAACATCAAGAAAGACAAGCTCAGGGTCAAAAATGACGGCAAAGCAGATTTTGAACTTCAGATTGCGTCGGAGTGTTCATGA